Proteins encoded by one window of Chryseobacterium sp. POL2:
- the paaA gene encoding 1,2-phenylacetyl-CoA epoxidase subunit PaaA, with amino-acid sequence MDTTEINLEQHFQSKIDKEIRIEPKDWMPDAYRKTLIRQISQHAHSEIVGMLPEANWITRAPSLNRKKILLAKVQDEGGHGLYLYCAAETLGVSRDQMLADLHSGKAKYSSIFNYPTLTWADMGAIGWLVDGAAILNQVPLCRASYGPYARAMVRICKEESFHQRQGYELMMKLAQGTPAQKAMAQDAFNRWWWPTLMMFGPRDAESGNTETSMNWRIKRFTNDELRQRFVDMTVPQAEYLGLTIPDPELRFNEETGHYEFGEIDWDEFWKVVKGNGMCNKERLDTRRTAFDEGAWVRDAATAYHEKRKRKTV; translated from the coding sequence ATGGACACAACAGAAATCAATTTGGAACAACATTTCCAAAGCAAAATAGACAAAGAAATTCGCATCGAGCCAAAAGATTGGATGCCCGATGCATATCGCAAAACCTTGATTCGTCAGATATCGCAACACGCCCATTCCGAGATTGTCGGGATGTTACCCGAAGCCAATTGGATTACACGTGCACCGAGCCTTAATCGTAAAAAGATACTTTTAGCAAAAGTCCAAGACGAAGGAGGACACGGCTTATATCTGTATTGTGCTGCCGAAACCTTAGGCGTTTCTCGCGATCAAATGTTGGCAGATCTGCACTCAGGCAAAGCCAAATATTCTAGTATCTTCAACTATCCCACTTTAACATGGGCAGATATGGGCGCTATTGGCTGGCTGGTAGATGGCGCTGCCATCCTTAACCAAGTGCCTTTGTGTAGAGCATCTTACGGCCCTTATGCCAGAGCCATGGTAAGGATTTGTAAAGAAGAATCCTTTCACCAAAGGCAAGGCTACGAGTTGATGATGAAACTAGCACAAGGCACGCCAGCGCAAAAAGCAATGGCGCAAGATGCCTTCAACCGTTGGTGGTGGCCAACTTTGATGATGTTTGGACCTCGTGATGCGGAATCTGGAAATACCGAGACTTCGATGAACTGGAGAATCAAACGTTTTACCAATGACGAATTAAGACAACGTTTCGTTGATATGACAGTTCCTCAAGCCGAATATTTAGGTTTGACAATTCCAGATCCAGAGCTTAGGTTTAATGAAGAAACCGGCCATTATGAATTCGGTGAAATCGACTGGGACGAGTTCTGGAAAGTGGTGAAAGGTAATGGCATGTGCAACAAAGAAAGATTGGACACACGCCGTACAGCTTTTGACGAAGGCGCTTGGGTGAGAGATGCTGCTACAGCTTATCACGAAAAAAGAAAAAGAAAAACAGTTTAA
- a CDS encoding thiamine pyrophosphate-dependent enzyme, translating to MEVTQPKRNINESNLEDFLKNAYKLMFTAKSLSDLYEEEKRIASKYVHATSRGHEAIQLALGLQLLPQDFLSAYYRDDSILLGIGITPYELMLQLLAKRDDPFSGGRTYYSHPSLNRDDMPKIPHQSSATGMQAIPTTGVAMGLKYKEELGLTKDFKDKPIAVCSLGDASCTEGEVAEAFQMAALKQLPILYLVQDNEWDISAHASEIRAQDMSKYIQGFEGIEARTIDGTDFIKSYETVKECIRIIREERRPMLIHAKVPLLNHHTSGVRKEWYRDDLEEAATRDPLPKLRAKLSEFGIEDSEVEILEQEIQKSVREDYERALLAEDPRPEDLFTHDFVPTPITEEKGIREPEGKIPTVMVDCALFAIRELMSKHPEALLYGQDVGARLGGVFREAITLAGQFGDKRVFNTPIQEAFIIGSTVGMSAVGLKPIVEVQFADYIWPGLNQLFTEVARSCYLSNGKWPVSMILRVPIGAYGSGGPYHSSSVESVLTNIKGIKIAYPSTGADLKALIKAAYYDPNPVVMLEHKGLYWSKIEGTEEAKTIEPDEDYIIPFGKAREVLLAEANDNESTLTIITYGMGVYWASNAAKSFDRRVEIIDLRTLAPLDENRIFESVKKHNRCMVLTEEPVNNSFAQSIAARISDECFRFLDAPVKVIGAENMPAIPLNSVLEERMLPNAEKVKLEIEKLLNY from the coding sequence ATGGAAGTTACTCAGCCAAAAAGAAATATCAATGAAAGCAACTTAGAAGATTTTCTTAAAAACGCATACAAGTTAATGTTTACCGCAAAAAGCTTGTCGGATTTGTATGAAGAAGAAAAAAGAATTGCTTCAAAATATGTACATGCAACCTCTCGCGGTCACGAAGCTATCCAGTTAGCCCTTGGTCTTCAGTTGTTGCCTCAGGATTTTTTAAGCGCTTATTACCGCGACGACAGTATTTTGTTGGGCATCGGGATTACACCTTACGAGTTGATGTTGCAACTTCTTGCAAAACGAGACGATCCTTTTTCTGGAGGAAGAACTTACTATTCTCACCCAAGTCTTAACCGAGATGACATGCCAAAAATTCCACACCAAAGTAGTGCGACAGGTATGCAGGCGATTCCTACAACAGGCGTTGCAATGGGACTTAAGTACAAAGAAGAACTAGGACTTACAAAAGATTTTAAAGACAAACCAATTGCTGTGTGTTCTTTGGGAGATGCGAGTTGCACCGAAGGTGAAGTTGCAGAAGCTTTCCAAATGGCAGCGCTTAAGCAGCTTCCTATTTTGTATTTGGTGCAAGATAATGAATGGGATATTTCCGCGCACGCTTCAGAAATCCGCGCGCAAGATATGTCAAAATATATCCAAGGTTTCGAAGGAATTGAAGCGAGAACTATTGACGGAACAGATTTTATTAAATCTTACGAAACAGTAAAAGAATGTATCCGCATCATTCGTGAAGAACGTCGCCCGATGTTGATACATGCCAAAGTTCCATTGTTAAATCACCATACTTCTGGCGTAAGAAAAGAGTGGTATCGCGATGATCTTGAAGAAGCAGCAACAAGAGATCCACTTCCTAAATTAAGAGCAAAACTTTCAGAATTCGGTATTGAAGATTCTGAAGTTGAGATATTAGAACAAGAAATTCAAAAATCTGTTCGCGAAGATTACGAACGTGCTTTATTGGCAGAAGATCCGCGACCAGAAGATTTGTTTACGCATGATTTTGTGCCAACGCCAATTACCGAAGAAAAAGGAATTCGTGAGCCCGAAGGTAAAATCCCAACCGTGATGGTGGATTGCGCATTGTTTGCCATTCGAGAATTGATGTCAAAACATCCCGAAGCCTTGTTGTATGGACAAGATGTAGGGGCAAGATTGGGCGGTGTTTTCCGTGAAGCCATTACATTGGCGGGACAATTTGGAGACAAAAGAGTTTTCAATACACCGATTCAAGAGGCCTTTATCATTGGTTCTACTGTTGGGATGAGCGCAGTTGGACTTAAGCCAATTGTTGAGGTTCAGTTTGCTGATTATATTTGGCCAGGACTTAACCAGTTATTTACTGAAGTGGCAAGAAGTTGTTATTTGTCCAACGGAAAATGGCCTGTGTCAATGATTCTTCGTGTGCCTATTGGTGCTTATGGAAGTGGAGGGCCTTATCACTCGAGTTCGGTGGAAAGTGTTTTAACAAATATTAAAGGTATAAAAATAGCGTATCCCTCAACAGGAGCCGATCTTAAAGCTTTGATAAAAGCAGCTTATTACGACCCGAATCCTGTGGTGATGCTAGAGCACAAAGGTCTTTATTGGTCCAAAATTGAAGGAACCGAAGAAGCTAAAACTATTGAGCCAGACGAAGATTACATCATTCCATTTGGGAAAGCGCGCGAAGTTCTTTTGGCAGAAGCCAATGATAACGAATCTACTTTAACGATTATCACCTACGGAATGGGTGTTTATTGGGCGAGCAATGCCGCAAAAAGTTTCGACCGTCGCGTAGAAATTATCGATCTTAGAACTTTGGCACCGCTTGACGAAAACCGAATTTTTGAAAGCGTTAAAAAACATAATCGTTGTATGGTTTTAACAGAAGAACCTGTTAATAATTCTTTTGCACAAAGTATTGCAGCGAGAATTTCTGACGAATGTTTCCGATTTTTAGATGCGCCTGTTAAAGTAATTGGTGCCGAAAATATGCCGGCCATTCCACTTAATTCAGTTTTGGAAGAACGCATGCTTCCCAATGCGGAGAAAGTGAAATTGGAAATCGAAAAGCTTTTAAATTATTAA
- a CDS encoding SDR family oxidoreductase, producing the protein MKNTIVITGSSTGIGWALAEYFGKQGHRVFGLSRKLTESPYFECIPTNVTDNDAVKSAVAKILEVENKIDVLINNAGMGMVGAVEDSNQEEILKLFNLNLVGSVQMMSAIMPSMRHQKSGQIINISSIGSEMGLPFRGFYSASKAALDKVTEAMRYEVDQWNVQVCSLHLGDIKTNIADNRIKTNVSTPYQGIFEKVYSLMNAHVDQGNDPQEVAEYIDQLLKKNRWKAHYYFGAFGQKIGVPLKWILPQNIYEHLMKKYNNLK; encoded by the coding sequence ATGAAAAATACAATCGTCATCACAGGAAGCTCAACAGGTATTGGCTGGGCGCTTGCGGAATATTTCGGAAAACAAGGACATCGGGTTTTTGGACTTAGCCGAAAATTGACCGAAAGCCCTTATTTTGAATGTATCCCAACAAATGTGACAGATAATGACGCGGTGAAATCTGCAGTTGCAAAAATCCTGGAAGTCGAGAACAAAATTGACGTTTTGATTAACAATGCTGGAATGGGCATGGTGGGCGCTGTAGAAGATTCTAACCAAGAGGAAATCCTAAAGCTTTTTAACCTAAATCTTGTGGGAAGCGTCCAAATGATGAGTGCCATAATGCCTAGTATGCGTCATCAAAAATCTGGACAAATCATTAATATATCGAGTATTGGCAGCGAAATGGGATTGCCTTTTCGAGGATTTTATTCGGCATCAAAAGCAGCGCTCGATAAAGTGACGGAAGCGATGCGTTACGAAGTTGACCAATGGAACGTCCAAGTTTGCAGTCTACACCTTGGTGATATTAAAACCAATATCGCTGACAATCGTATCAAAACCAATGTATCCACACCATATCAAGGGATTTTTGAAAAAGTTTATTCTTTGATGAATGCGCATGTTGACCAAGGTAACGACCCGCAAGAAGTGGCCGAATATATCGACCAACTTCTAAAAAAAAATAGATGGAAAGCCCATTATTATTTTGGCGCATTTGGACAAAAAATAGGTGTTCCGCTGAAGTGGATTCTTCCACAAAACATCTATGAACATCTGATGAAGAAATACAATAATCTAAAGTAA
- a CDS encoding 3-phosphoshikimate 1-carboxyvinyltransferase, which yields MLLKKSQLIDGQQIQITGSKSISNRLLILAQLFNNIDILNLSNSQDTQLLKTALNSANNLIDIHHAGTAMRFLTSYFSIQAGRTVTLTGSSRMKQRPIKDLVAALQSLGAEIDYLEEYGFPPLKITGQNLSKNTVEIPANISSQFITSLMLIGSKLQHGLHINLVGEITSRPYLEMTLSILRSIGIEASIKGQIISIDHHSGSLRTEYYEVESDWSSASYFYALAAIGRKTIHLKSFKTLSLQGDSHIKELYWKHFGIDTLSDFAENSITLMPDVHYKKPELISLDMNDCPDIAQTLCVTASVLKIPFYVSGLQTLKVKETDRLVALQNELRKIGVETEIEEDSIQSISFSDVEELPVIETYNDHRMAMAFAPVALDRDIEILDEQVVEKSYPEFWLDFAKVTRKI from the coding sequence ATGCTATTAAAAAAGTCTCAACTTATTGATGGGCAACAGATACAAATTACCGGTTCGAAAAGCATTTCGAACCGTCTTTTGATTTTAGCCCAACTGTTCAATAATATTGATATTCTCAACTTGTCGAACTCCCAAGACACACAACTTCTGAAAACCGCTCTTAACAGCGCAAACAATCTTATCGACATTCATCATGCGGGAACTGCCATGCGCTTTTTGACGTCTTACTTTTCAATCCAAGCAGGAAGAACAGTGACGTTGACAGGATCTAGCAGAATGAAACAACGTCCTATAAAAGATTTGGTTGCTGCTTTGCAAAGTCTTGGCGCTGAGATTGACTATTTGGAAGAATATGGTTTTCCACCTTTAAAAATTACAGGACAAAACTTAAGCAAAAATACGGTTGAAATCCCTGCCAACATCTCAAGTCAATTCATCACCTCTTTGATGTTAATTGGTTCCAAATTACAACATGGTCTTCATATAAATCTCGTTGGAGAAATAACATCGCGGCCTTATCTGGAGATGACCTTATCGATCCTGCGAAGTATCGGAATTGAAGCTTCTATAAAAGGACAAATAATTTCTATCGATCACCATTCTGGTAGCTTAAGAACAGAATATTATGAAGTGGAAAGCGATTGGTCATCGGCATCCTATTTTTATGCTTTGGCAGCAATTGGTCGCAAAACCATTCACCTTAAAAGTTTTAAAACCTTGTCTTTGCAAGGCGACAGTCATATAAAAGAATTGTACTGGAAACATTTTGGAATCGACACACTTTCGGATTTTGCAGAAAACAGCATTACTTTGATGCCAGATGTGCATTATAAAAAACCTGAACTAATTTCGCTCGACATGAACGATTGTCCAGACATTGCACAAACACTTTGTGTGACCGCTTCGGTTTTGAAAATTCCATTTTATGTTTCGGGACTGCAGACATTGAAGGTTAAAGAAACAGACCGCCTGGTTGCTTTACAAAACGAACTTCGTAAAATTGGCGTTGAAACCGAGATTGAAGAAGATAGCATACAGTCTATTTCTTTCTCAGATGTTGAGGAATTGCCTGTGATAGAAACCTACAACGATCATCGTATGGCAATGGCTTTTGCGCCCGTTGCTTTGGATCGCGATATTGAAATCCTAGACGAGCAAGTGGTTGAAAAATCCTATCCTGAATTTTGGCTGGATTTTGCTAAAGTAACGCGAAAAATATAG
- the paaE gene encoding 1,2-phenylacetyl-CoA epoxidase subunit PaaE → MSTTFHPLKIKKIKRETPECVSVSFDVPEDLKDTFKFTQGQYLTFKGQSNGEEIRRSYSICASPCENELKVAVKKIADGAFSTYINDAAKEGDVLEVMTPQGTFFTTLNSDHEKTYVAFAAGSGITPVMSIIKSVLKNEPNSQFVLVYGNRNKANIIFKEDIEALKNIYMERLSVYHILSREIADADLLAGRINAEKAQLFLDNIIPANTIDEVFLCGPEEMILSVRDTLKNAGVDAKKIHFELFYSATSEQKKKEHAQAVNHADDQYSKVTVKLDASALNLDLAYHGQTILDAALQNGADLPFACKGGVCATCKCKLEKGEVEMDINYSLEQDELDAGFILSCQAHPRSEEVVVNFDIK, encoded by the coding sequence ATGTCAACAACTTTTCATCCTCTTAAAATCAAAAAAATAAAACGCGAAACGCCAGAATGTGTGTCGGTGAGTTTTGACGTGCCGGAGGACTTAAAAGACACTTTCAAATTCACACAAGGTCAATATTTAACCTTCAAAGGTCAAAGCAATGGTGAAGAAATTAGACGCTCTTATTCCATTTGTGCCAGCCCTTGTGAAAACGAATTAAAAGTGGCGGTGAAGAAGATTGCTGATGGCGCTTTTTCCACTTACATCAACGACGCAGCAAAAGAAGGTGATGTGTTGGAAGTCATGACGCCACAAGGTACTTTTTTTACAACACTAAATTCTGACCATGAAAAGACTTATGTCGCTTTTGCAGCAGGAAGTGGTATTACACCCGTAATGTCGATTATAAAATCGGTGCTAAAAAACGAACCTAATAGCCAATTTGTGTTAGTGTATGGCAATCGTAACAAAGCCAATATCATTTTCAAAGAGGACATTGAAGCGCTCAAAAATATCTATATGGAGCGTCTTAGTGTTTATCATATTCTAAGTCGTGAGATTGCAGATGCCGACTTGTTAGCTGGAAGAATCAATGCAGAAAAAGCGCAACTGTTTTTGGATAACATCATTCCAGCAAATACAATAGATGAGGTCTTTTTGTGTGGGCCAGAAGAGATGATCCTTAGTGTGAGAGATACGCTGAAAAACGCAGGTGTTGACGCTAAGAAAATTCACTTCGAGTTATTCTACAGCGCAACATCCGAGCAAAAGAAGAAAGAACATGCACAGGCAGTTAATCATGCAGATGATCAATACAGCAAAGTCACTGTTAAGCTGGATGCATCAGCGCTCAATTTGGACTTGGCTTATCATGGACAGACAATTCTCGATGCCGCTTTACAAAATGGAGCAGACCTTCCTTTTGCATGTAAAGGTGGCGTTTGTGCAACATGTAAGTGCAAGCTAGAAAAGGGAGAAGTAGAGATGGATATCAACTACTCGCTAGAACAAGACGAGCTGGATGCAGGATTTATTTTGTCCTGCCAGGCGCATCCACGTTCGGAAGAAGTCGTTGTTAATTTCGATATTAAATAA
- a CDS encoding response regulator transcription factor yields MNKFLFILFLFNFSFNIHAQLVDPIKLHHEISELNDRYKYEESIVKLENILNNKKASQQDLYNAHLQKALTYKRLYNYPEVLENLGYAMEEAKNTDFEEAAEVRILTEKMFVEFDSRSYAQAEKLINILATKNLNLLDPETHAFYLSAVAVTQIINKEYTLAKATLDDAIKILKVESPKHLPLIYTKMIGLAEHFKDKDMAQKAFDEGIAYANKYNMAIYKISMYYTMSHFFLTLEDYKNAYLYENQGVEISSQYNATFQSGKLAVLEKNLINKRNNLERDYQKKLQYFLAFSIVILSAFIIVLIKLHKSNKQKNKLIQRENTRMRGELEKLTKALDEKGEQKISLDNYNLSQRQLDIIELVKKGKTNKEIGLQLHISENTVKYHLKIIYNILEIDNRSELQPAI; encoded by the coding sequence ATGAATAAATTTCTATTCATTCTATTTCTCTTTAATTTTAGTTTTAATATTCATGCGCAACTGGTTGATCCTATTAAGCTTCATCATGAAATATCAGAGCTTAATGATCGATACAAATATGAAGAATCTATTGTAAAGCTCGAAAATATTCTTAATAATAAAAAAGCAAGCCAACAGGATTTGTACAATGCTCATTTGCAGAAAGCTTTAACTTATAAAAGATTGTATAATTATCCCGAAGTTTTAGAAAATCTTGGCTACGCGATGGAAGAAGCCAAAAATACCGATTTCGAAGAAGCAGCTGAAGTACGAATATTGACTGAAAAAATGTTTGTTGAATTTGATTCTCGATCTTATGCTCAAGCTGAAAAACTCATCAACATTTTAGCCACAAAAAACCTCAATCTATTAGACCCAGAAACGCATGCATTTTACCTCAGCGCTGTTGCGGTAACGCAAATCATCAATAAAGAATACACGCTTGCAAAAGCCACGCTAGATGATGCTATAAAAATTTTGAAAGTTGAAAGTCCTAAACATCTTCCTTTAATCTACACCAAAATGATAGGACTTGCCGAACATTTCAAAGATAAAGACATGGCGCAAAAAGCTTTTGATGAAGGAATTGCTTATGCCAATAAATACAATATGGCTATCTACAAAATATCGATGTATTACACGATGAGTCACTTTTTTCTTACACTTGAAGATTATAAAAACGCTTACCTCTACGAAAACCAAGGCGTTGAGATTTCTTCACAATATAATGCAACTTTCCAGAGTGGTAAACTCGCTGTTTTAGAAAAAAATTTGATTAACAAACGTAATAATTTAGAACGCGATTATCAAAAAAAGCTCCAATATTTTCTTGCGTTTTCTATCGTTATTTTGTCAGCTTTTATAATTGTACTCATCAAACTACACAAATCTAATAAGCAAAAAAACAAGCTAATACAACGAGAAAACACCCGCATGCGTGGCGAACTAGAAAAACTGACCAAAGCGCTTGACGAAAAAGGCGAGCAGAAAATCAGCCTTGACAATTACAATCTTAGTCAGCGACAATTGGACATCATCGAGCTTGTAAAAAAAGGAAAAACAAATAAAGAAATTGGTTTGCAACTTCATATTTCTGAAAACACTGTCAAATACCATCTTAAAATTATTTATAACATTCTGGAAATTGATAACCGAAGCGAATTACAACCTGCTATATAA
- the paaB gene encoding 1,2-phenylacetyl-CoA epoxidase subunit PaaB: MQNKEWPLWEVFIRSRQGLDHKHVGSLHAADAEMAIQNARDVYTRRLEGVSIWVVESKHITASSPDDAGAFYEPSEDKVYRHPTFYHVPEEIKNM, encoded by the coding sequence ATGCAAAATAAAGAATGGCCACTTTGGGAAGTTTTCATTAGAAGCCGCCAAGGTTTAGATCACAAACACGTAGGAAGTCTTCATGCTGCAGATGCGGAGATGGCTATCCAAAACGCAAGAGATGTTTACACAAGACGATTGGAAGGTGTAAGTATTTGGGTGGTAGAGTCCAAGCATATTACGGCTTCTAGTCCAGATGATGCTGGTGCTTTTTATGAACCCTCGGAAGATAAAGTCTACAGACACCCGACTTTTTATCACGTTCCGGAGGAAATCAAAAATATGTAA
- the paaC gene encoding 1,2-phenylacetyl-CoA epoxidase subunit PaaC yields MTTNNNTIAYLLQLADTSMILGQRLSEWCGKGPVLEQDIALSNIALDLLGEASHYYQYAAEFQGEGKTEDDLAFLRNEREFRNLLLVERPNGHFGDTIARQFYFDVYHVLLLSELKNSSDINIASIAEKSLKEATYHAKWSGEWIIRLGDGTEESHAKIQKSVQDFIDYTDEMFIPTSWELELIEAGQIPDIRLLQEKWMTRVNAVLDEATLSVDVSKSRVLTGGKNGEHTEALGYILAEMQYMQRMYPGMEW; encoded by the coding sequence ATGACAACAAATAATAATACAATCGCTTACCTGCTACAGCTTGCAGACACCAGCATGATTTTGGGACAACGTCTGTCAGAGTGGTGTGGCAAAGGTCCCGTATTGGAGCAAGATATTGCTTTGTCCAATATCGCTTTGGATCTTTTGGGAGAAGCTTCTCATTATTACCAATATGCGGCAGAATTTCAGGGAGAAGGAAAGACCGAAGATGATTTGGCTTTTCTCCGCAACGAAAGAGAATTTAGAAATCTATTGTTAGTAGAACGGCCTAATGGCCATTTCGGTGATACTATTGCACGTCAGTTCTATTTTGATGTTTACCATGTTTTGTTGCTAAGTGAGTTGAAGAATTCATCAGATATTAATATAGCTTCTATCGCCGAAAAATCTCTTAAAGAAGCAACTTATCATGCCAAATGGAGTGGCGAGTGGATCATTCGTCTTGGAGATGGCACCGAAGAAAGTCATGCTAAAATTCAGAAGTCGGTTCAGGACTTTATCGATTATACAGACGAAATGTTTATTCCAACCTCTTGGGAGCTAGAATTGATAGAAGCTGGGCAAATACCAGATATTCGCTTATTGCAAGAGAAATGGATGACTCGCGTTAATGCGGTTTTAGATGAAGCGACTTTATCTGTTGATGTTTCAAAATCCCGCGTCTTAACAGGGGGCAAAAATGGTGAACATACCGAAGCTTTGGGATATATATTGGCCGAAATGCAATATATGCAACGCATGTATCCAGGGATGGAATGGTAA
- a CDS encoding nucleotide pyrophosphohydrolase: MEITTLQQEVDAWIKTVGVRYFNELTNMAMLTEEVGEVARIIARRYGEQSEKESDKSKDLGEELADVLFVTLCLANQTGVDLQSAFDKKMKIKTERDAERHAQNDKLK, encoded by the coding sequence ATGGAAATCACAACACTTCAACAAGAAGTTGATGCTTGGATAAAAACTGTTGGCGTTCGTTATTTCAATGAGCTAACCAATATGGCGATGCTGACCGAAGAAGTTGGCGAAGTCGCGAGAATTATTGCCCGACGTTACGGTGAACAAAGTGAAAAAGAATCCGACAAATCCAAAGATCTTGGCGAAGAGCTGGCAGATGTATTGTTTGTAACCTTATGTTTGGCCAACCAAACGGGTGTTGACTTGCAATCTGCTTTTGATAAAAAAATGAAAATAAAAACCGAGCGCGACGCGGAACGTCACGCGCAAAATGATAAATTAAAATAA
- the paaD gene encoding 1,2-phenylacetyl-CoA epoxidase subunit PaaD — protein sequence MTITEQDIWQYLGEVQDPEVPVLNILDLGIVRDVIWDGADVEVVVTPTYSGCPATSMINMSIRLKLAEKGFENIKITNRLSPAWTTAWMTDEAKEKLKAYGIAPPVYSKTNQDDLFAKPDEVACPHCGSTHTSLISQFGSTACKALYQCEDCREPFDYFKCH from the coding sequence ATGACAATCACAGAACAAGATATTTGGCAATATTTAGGAGAAGTACAAGATCCTGAAGTGCCCGTTCTCAATATATTAGATTTGGGAATTGTTCGTGATGTTATTTGGGATGGTGCAGACGTCGAGGTTGTTGTAACGCCAACCTATTCTGGTTGTCCAGCAACATCTATGATTAACATGTCTATTCGATTAAAGCTTGCTGAAAAGGGCTTTGAAAACATAAAAATCACCAACCGATTGAGTCCTGCGTGGACGACAGCTTGGATGACCGATGAAGCCAAAGAGAAGCTGAAAGCTTATGGTATTGCACCGCCTGTATATTCCAAAACCAATCAAGATGATTTGTTTGCAAAGCCCGATGAGGTCGCTTGCCCACATTGCGGATCGACGCATACATCTTTGATTAGTCAGTTTGGGTCAACAGCTTGCAAAGCTTTGTATCAATGCGAAGATTGTCGAGAACCTTTTGATTATTTTAAATGTCATTAA
- a CDS encoding TetR/AcrR family transcriptional regulator, translating into MAPLRTKINKKELILTEAAKLFKDRGFGGTGMRDIAEKVGMEAASMYNHIKSKDEILELICFKIADAYTTQLSEIEALEESFQDKLKMIIKLHVELIINDAAAVSVANNDWKYLRDEKKQEYKSIRKSYERSFANVLEQGMETSEFKTINVSVALFTILSSLRWIELWYKPSRNISADELEEELSTILLNGINI; encoded by the coding sequence ATGGCTCCGCTAAGAACTAAAATAAATAAAAAAGAACTCATACTCACAGAGGCTGCGAAGCTTTTTAAAGATCGGGGTTTTGGAGGAACGGGTATGCGTGATATTGCCGAAAAAGTAGGTATGGAAGCGGCATCAATGTACAATCACATCAAATCAAAAGATGAGATTTTAGAACTGATTTGTTTTAAAATTGCAGATGCTTATACCACACAATTGTCCGAGATTGAAGCTTTGGAAGAAAGTTTTCAGGACAAACTGAAAATGATTATAAAACTTCACGTCGAATTAATAATAAACGATGCCGCAGCGGTTTCGGTAGCCAATAACGATTGGAAATACCTTCGTGACGAGAAAAAACAAGAATACAAAAGCATCAGAAAATCTTACGAAAGAAGTTTTGCAAATGTTTTGGAACAAGGGATGGAAACAAGCGAATTCAAAACCATCAATGTTTCTGTCGCTTTGTTCACGATTTTATCATCATTGCGCTGGATAGAGCTTTGGTACAAGCCAAGCCGTAACATCAGCGCCGACGAGTTGGAAGAAGAGCTTTCAACTATATTACTTAACGGAATTAATATTTAA